In Aphelocoma coerulescens isolate FSJ_1873_10779 chromosome 23, UR_Acoe_1.0, whole genome shotgun sequence, a genomic segment contains:
- the AHDC1 gene encoding transcription factor Gibbin isoform X1 — protein MLSLKVASGAEGSGTPAAGQDAAPAGGRSLPKRAGSEGRGAQEPADGSSVACQPLALENGASPPAEWFPRAQGSGPRQPGSDGDSRSFRVNLHCKHPRNRELKCNSRSSSNAEGPGVTFPDPHVSNCSAKRHAGEEEVRMRVKPPGPVVTTSVVRGSPDYVREPKFYPPGHPVQRPPACPAEKALSCSVLSFPEGSCPALGREHQAGSLLHGDPADRCQSVHGGTKAAEDLLGCAGEPRILGGSAEEASARDRAPKTFPNATLASGRCNIDSILALLRSKCGNGHINLHPVVQLIDIMKDLNRLSEDLKNSGVHLDCGSLRGGGGAHEDSRLLPADRDLQYSFFSSPSLANSIRSPEERGVLLKSDPSRHPRPPARDGEADGGGGSTPQPPGHSGGVGGISKAPADEAGCSQPDASDYSELAEADILNELASLACPGTQLLESQAMEPQPQLLPAQELDSQSRLLDSQSLESQPQLLDSQSLEPLPESLELQNLEPLGLQSLEPLSESLELQSLEPLSESLELQSLEPLAEPLGLQTLEPLPGALEPPLLPTEPSLLEPQPLGTVSELLEAQPGAGDPLRPHGLQPRLGGCPLSTMVKRGPCGGRGAGRCGEDHRKYALRRTDKPKMLCRRRRAGRGRRVDVTPESRVLSPLALPAEMPPGPEEPDTPLLSPLPPPPPTTLDPDEMPKAPTAGKKNKCRGVRKMVVKMAKIPVSLGRRNKTTYKVSSLSSNLNLEGKELAASSSMEPTPLLKMKNNGRNVVVVFPPGEMPIILKRKRGRPPKNLLLGQAKPKEPTPEVKKRRRRKQKLASPQPSYIADTNDSKADYSDVLAKLAFLNRQSQCSGRCSPPRCWTPSEPESIHQAPDTQSISHFLHRVQGFRRRGGKAGGFGGRGGGHAARAARCSFSDFFEGIGKKKKAPTALHADPVHPRKRGRPEPDPVGKPKRKRRARKNGALFPEPNSGQSFGDGPTGEWGGGEKGSPWTPHHGHPGSQAGRNGGYQGAEARPFHAAGLESGSSSRAGFYASSAPSSQTETGPERHSLFTGYFRSLLDSDDSSDLLDFALSASRSESRKSAAAYTAPPAALPGQRGMAAYTARGGKVAAANPGAEAAFHAAMQGRPAFPPGRASSGYGVTQGSSECRGTESFPKLAPPSAVSRSPTAHPAASGTPGYSPYGSYGSTGQSVAPASVFPPGKQYPSAQDCPSSKDCSFAYGSGSSLPSSPSSAHSAGYAPPTAGPSLPLGKAAFFNSAEQGGQFSSAAHTPLRCDSRASTVSPGGYMVPKGSASFQPSPENCRQFPSAAPWAFRQGYGGLDWSSEAFSQLYNPGFECHLNEPNVILDISNYTPQKAKQQTVSETFSESSSDSTQFNQPAGYRRANSEASSSEGQSSLSSLEKLMMDWNEASSAPGYNWNQSVLFQSNSKPGRGRRKKVDMFDTSHLSFSSSSSSSSVYPSKRNTGPRQPRGSRGACASKKERGTGKAKFPTKSQAVNPLFQESTDLGLDYYSGDSSMSPLPSQSRGFGVGERDPCDYAGPYSMNPSTPSDGTFVQGFQSDSPGLGQPDLESKHFPALPHQLAAPGQQTVFEAGLQKAFSPNCSPTLAFKEDLRAGSIRKLPACDSLKHSMQGGALPHAPHLACRDLPMPQPHYDSPSCKNPPYWYSPNASTRSPSYDSKAGAGMLADFMGRTDPPCLNPHLSSPSGTHPSKGEKEPLEMSRAHHRGPYACPLINDLNISPVPRDSMLQLQDNYRYPSFAPQGHPVMAPTQKSGFLGPMVEQQHPEDTFTVTSL, from the exons ATGGGAGCTCGGTCGCCTGCCAGCCCCTCGCACTGGAGAACGGTGCCAGCCCGCCAGCCGAGTGGTTCCCGCGTGCCCAGGGCTCCGGCCCCCGCCAGCCCGGCAGCGACGGCGACAGCAGGAGCTTCCGAGTGAACCTGCACTGCAAACACCCCCGGAACAG AGAGCTCAAGTGCAatagcaggagcagcagcaacgCCGAGG GTCCTGGTGTCACCTTCCCTGACCCCCATGTCAGCAACTGCTCGGCCAAGCGGCAcgcgggggaggaggaggtcaGGATGCGCGTGAAGCCCCCGGGCCCAGTGGTAACGACCAGCGTTGTGCGTGGCTCGCCCGACTACGTCCGAGAGCCCAAATTCTACCCGCCGGGACACCCGGTGCAGCGGCCCCCAGCCTGCCCGGCCGAGAAGGCGTTATCCTGCAGTGTGCTCAGCTTCCCTGAGGGGTCGTGCCCCGCGCTCGGCCGGGAGCACCAGGCAGGCTCGCTGCTGCACGGCGACCCGGCCGACCGCTGCCAGAGCGTCCACGGGGGCACCAAGGCGGCCGAGgacctgctgggctgtgccggGGAGCCCCGGATCCTGGGGGGCAGCGCGGAGGAGGCATCTGCCCGCGATCGGGCGCCCAAAACCTTCCCCAACGCGACACTGGCCTCGGGCCGCTGCAACATAGACAGCATCCTCGCCTTGCTCCGGAGCAAGTGCGGCAACGGGCACATCAACCTCCACCCCGTGGTGCAGCTCATCGACATCATGAAGGACCTCAACCGCCTCTCCGAGGACCTCAAGAACAGTGGGGTGCACCTGGACTGTGGCAGCCTCCGTGGTGGCGGCGGGGCTCACGAGGACAGCCGCCTCCTGCCCGCCGACCGCGACCTCCAGTACAGCTTCTTCTCCTCACCCTCCCTGGCCAACAGCATCCGCAGCCCCGAGGAGAGGGGAGTGCTCCTCAAATCCGACCCGTCGCGGCACCCCCGGCCCCCAGCACGTGATGGAGAAGCTGACGGAGGCGGGGGGAGCACCCCGCAGCCCCCTGGACACAGTGGGGGCGTGGGGGGCATCTCCAAAGCGCCAGCGGATGAAgccggctgctcccagcccgaTGCCAGCGATTACTCGGAACTGGCCGAGGCGGACATCCTGAACGAGCTGGCCTCCCTGGCGTGCCCAGGGACACAGCTGCTGGAGTCGCAGGCGATGGAGCCACAGCCCCAGTTGCTGCCAGCCCAAGAGCTGGACTCTCAATCCCGGCTGTTGGATTCCCAGTCCCTGGAgtcacagccccagctgcttGATTCGCAGAGCCTGGAGCCGCTGCCAGAGTCGCTGGAGCTGCAAAACCTGGAGCCGTTGGGGCTGCAGTcgctggagccgctttctgagTCGCTGGAGCTGCAGTCGCTGGAGCCCCTGTCCGAGTCGCTGGAGCTGCAGTCGCTTGAGCCGCTGGCGGAGCCTCTGGGGCTGCAGACCCTGGAGCCGCTGCCTGGAGCTCTGGAGCCCCCACTGCTGCCCACTGAGCCCTCGCTGCTGGAGCCGCAGCCGCTGGGAACCGTCTcggagctgctggaggcacAGCCAGGCGCTGGGGACCCTCTGCGGCCCCACGGGCTGCAGCCCCGGCTCGGGGGGTGTCccctgagcaccatggtgaagcGGGGTCCCTGTGGGGGCCGGGGGGCCGGGCGGTGTGGCGAAGACCACCGCAAGTACGCCCTGCGCCGGACAGACAAGCCAAAGATGCTGTGCCGCCGGAGGAGGGCGGGGCGAGGGCGCCGGGTGGACGTCACCCCCGAGAGCCGCGTCCTGTCCCCCCTCGCCCTGCCCGCCGAGATGCCCCCCGGGCCCGAGGAGCCTGACACTCCACTGCTGAGCCCCctgccgccaccgccccccaccaCTCTGGACCCTGACGAGATGCCCAAAGCCCCCACAGCggggaagaagaacaagtgcCGGGGGGTGAGGAAGATGGTGGTGAAGATGGCCAAGATCCCCGTGTCCctggggaggaggaacaagaCCACCTACAAGGTGTCATCGCTCAGCAGCAACTTGAACCTGGAGGGGAAggagctggcagccagcagctccatggaGCCCACACCGCTGCTCAAGATGAAGAACAATGGGCGCAACGTGGTCGTGGTGTTCCCCCCTGGCGAGATGCCCATTATCCTGAAGCGCAAGCGGGGCCGGCCTCCCAAAAACCTGCTGCTGGGCCAAGCCAAGCCCAAGGAACCCACCCCGGaggtgaagaagaggaggaggaggaagcagaagCTGGCCTCGCCCCAGCCCTCCTACATCGCTGACACCAATGACAGCAAAGCCGACTACTCGGACGTGTTGGCCAAGCTGGCCTTCCTCAACCGGCAGAGCCAGTGCTCGGGGCGCTgctccccgccccgctgctggaCCCCCAGCGAGCCCGAGTCCATCCACCAAGCCCCCGACACCCAGAGCATCTCCCACTTCCTGCACCGTGTCCAGGGCTTCCGCCGGCGCGGCGGCAAGGCGGGGGGCTTCGGTGGGCGTGGGGGGGGCCACGCTGCCCGTGCCGCGCGCTGCTCCTTCAGCGACTTCTTCGAGGGCAtcgggaagaagaagaaagcccCCACTGCCCTCCATGCTGACCCCGTGCACCCACGGAAGCGCGGCCGGCCAGAGCCCGATCCCGTGGGAAAACCCAAGCGGAAGCGACGGGCACGCAAGAACGGGGCGCTCTTCCCCGAACCCAACTCCGGGCAGAGCTTTGGGGACGGCCCCACCGGAGAGTGGGGCGGGGGGGAGAAGGGCAGCCCCTGGACCCCCCACCACGGCCACCCCGGCAGCCAGGCCGGACGCAACGGTGGCTACCAAGGGGCAGAGGCGAGACCCTTCCATGCTGCGGGGCTGGAGTCAGGCTCCTCCAGCCGCGCTGGTTTCTACGCCAGCAGCGCGCCGTCCTCGCAGACAGAGACCGGTCCGGAGCGGCACAGCCTCTTCACCGGATACTTCCGCTCCTTGCTGGACTCAGATGACTCCTCCGACCTGCTGGACTTCGCCCTCTCCGCGTCCCGCTCCGAGTCCCGTAAATCGGCAGCTGCCTACACGGCCCCCCCGGCCGCGCTGCCCGGCCAGCGGGGCATGGCTGCCTACACAGCCCGGGGTGGCAAAGTGGCGGCGGCCAACCCTGGTGCCGAAGCCGCCTTCCATGCAGCCATGCAGGGCCGGCCGGCATTCCCGCCTGGCCGTGCCTCCAGCGGCTACGGGGTGACCCAAGGCTCATCAGAGTGCCGGGGCACCGAGTCCTTCCCCAAACTGGCCCCGCCGTCGGCCGTGTCCCGGTCACCCACGGCTCACCCGGCGGCCAGCGGCACCCCTGGCTATTCCCCATACGGCAGCTACGGCAGCACCGGGCAGAGCGTGGCACCCGCCAGCGTGTTCCCACCAGGAAAGCAGTACCCATCAGCACAGGACTGCCCCAGCAGCAAGGACTGCAGCTTCGCCTACGGCAGTGGCAGCAGCCTCCCGTCCtcgcccagcagtgcccacagtGCCGGCTACGCGCCACCGACAGCTGGTCCCAGTTTGCCACTGGGAAAAGCCGCCTTCTTCAACAGTGCCGAGCAGGGGGGCCAGTTCTCCAGCGCCGCGCACACCCCCCTGCGTTGTGACAGCCGGGCCAGCACCGTCTCACCCGGCGGCTACATGGTGCCCAAGGGGTCGGCGTCCTTCCAGCCCTCACCTGAAAATTGCCGGCAGTTCCCCAGCGCCGCGCCGTGGGCCTTCCGGCAAGGCTACGGTGGGTTGGACTGGAGCTCAGAAGCCTTCAGCCAGCTCTACAACCCGGGCTTCGAGTGCCACCTCAATGAACCCAACGTCATCCTGGACATCTCCAACTACACCCCGCAGAAAGCCAAGCAGCAGACGGTCTCCGAGACCTTCTCCGAGTCCTCCTCTGACAGCACCCAGTTCAACCAGCCGGCTGGCTACCGGCGCGCCAACAGCGAGGCGTCCTCCAGTGAGGGCCAGTCCAGCctctccagcctggagaagttgATGATGGACTGGAATGAGGCATCCTCTGCCCCTGGCTACAACTGGAACCAGAGCGTCCTCTTCCAGAGTAACTCTAAGCCCGGTCGAGGCCGACGGAAGAAGGTGGATATGTTCGACACCTCCCACCTgagcttctcctcctcttcctcttcttcctctgtgtACCCCTCCAAGAGGAACACAGGACCCCGGCAGCCCCGGGGTTCCCGGGGGGCTTGTGCCTCCAAGAAGGAGAGGGGGACAGGCAAGGCCAAGTTCCCCACCAAGTCACAGGCAGTGAACCCCCTCTTCCAGGAGAGCACGGACCTGGGCTTGGACTACTACAGCGGGGACAGCAGCAtgtcccccctgccctcccagtcccGCGGCTTCGGGGTGGGTGAGCGGGACCCCTGCGACTATGCCGGCCCCTACTCCATGAACCCCTCCACCCCCTCAGATGGGACCTTTGTCCAGGGGTTCCAGAGCGACTCCCCTGGTTTGGGGCAGCCGGATTTGGAGAGCAAGCacttccctgccctcccacaCCAGCTGGCAGCCCCTGGACAGCAGACTGTGTTCGAGGCCGGTTTGCAGAAAGCCTTCTCGCCCAACTGTTCCCCGACCTTGGCCTTCAAGGAGGACCTCCGGGCAGGCAGCATTCGAAAGTTGCCCGCCTGCGACTCGCTCAAACACAGCATGCAGGGGGGGGCCCTGCCACACGCCCCACACCTGGCTTGCCGCGACCTCCCCATGCCTCAACCACACTACGACTCCCCCAGTTGCAAAAATCCCCCGTACTGGTATTCCCCCAACGCCAGCACCCGGAGCCCTTCGTATGACAGCAAGGCGGGGGCCGGGATGCTGGCAGACTTCATGGGCAGGACGGACCCCCCGTGTCTGAACCCCCATTTGAGCAGCCCAAGCGGCACCCACCCCTCCAAGGGTGAGAAGGAGCCCTTGGAGATGTCCCGGGCTCACCACCGAGGACCCTACGCTTGTCCCTTGATCAATGACTTGAACATCTCCCCCGTACCAAGAGACTCAATGTTGCAGCTGCAGGACAACTACAGGTACCCCAGTTTTGCACCCCAAGGGCACCCCGTCATGGCCCCCACCCAGAAGAGTGGGTTTTTGGGACCCATGGTAGAGCAACAACACCCTGAGGACACTTTTACGGTCACCTCATTGTAG
- the AHDC1 gene encoding transcription factor Gibbin isoform X2 — MRVKPPGPVVTTSVVRGSPDYVREPKFYPPGHPVQRPPACPAEKALSCSVLSFPEGSCPALGREHQAGSLLHGDPADRCQSVHGGTKAAEDLLGCAGEPRILGGSAEEASARDRAPKTFPNATLASGRCNIDSILALLRSKCGNGHINLHPVVQLIDIMKDLNRLSEDLKNSGVHLDCGSLRGGGGAHEDSRLLPADRDLQYSFFSSPSLANSIRSPEERGVLLKSDPSRHPRPPARDGEADGGGGSTPQPPGHSGGVGGISKAPADEAGCSQPDASDYSELAEADILNELASLACPGTQLLESQAMEPQPQLLPAQELDSQSRLLDSQSLESQPQLLDSQSLEPLPESLELQNLEPLGLQSLEPLSESLELQSLEPLSESLELQSLEPLAEPLGLQTLEPLPGALEPPLLPTEPSLLEPQPLGTVSELLEAQPGAGDPLRPHGLQPRLGGCPLSTMVKRGPCGGRGAGRCGEDHRKYALRRTDKPKMLCRRRRAGRGRRVDVTPESRVLSPLALPAEMPPGPEEPDTPLLSPLPPPPPTTLDPDEMPKAPTAGKKNKCRGVRKMVVKMAKIPVSLGRRNKTTYKVSSLSSNLNLEGKELAASSSMEPTPLLKMKNNGRNVVVVFPPGEMPIILKRKRGRPPKNLLLGQAKPKEPTPEVKKRRRRKQKLASPQPSYIADTNDSKADYSDVLAKLAFLNRQSQCSGRCSPPRCWTPSEPESIHQAPDTQSISHFLHRVQGFRRRGGKAGGFGGRGGGHAARAARCSFSDFFEGIGKKKKAPTALHADPVHPRKRGRPEPDPVGKPKRKRRARKNGALFPEPNSGQSFGDGPTGEWGGGEKGSPWTPHHGHPGSQAGRNGGYQGAEARPFHAAGLESGSSSRAGFYASSAPSSQTETGPERHSLFTGYFRSLLDSDDSSDLLDFALSASRSESRKSAAAYTAPPAALPGQRGMAAYTARGGKVAAANPGAEAAFHAAMQGRPAFPPGRASSGYGVTQGSSECRGTESFPKLAPPSAVSRSPTAHPAASGTPGYSPYGSYGSTGQSVAPASVFPPGKQYPSAQDCPSSKDCSFAYGSGSSLPSSPSSAHSAGYAPPTAGPSLPLGKAAFFNSAEQGGQFSSAAHTPLRCDSRASTVSPGGYMVPKGSASFQPSPENCRQFPSAAPWAFRQGYGGLDWSSEAFSQLYNPGFECHLNEPNVILDISNYTPQKAKQQTVSETFSESSSDSTQFNQPAGYRRANSEASSSEGQSSLSSLEKLMMDWNEASSAPGYNWNQSVLFQSNSKPGRGRRKKVDMFDTSHLSFSSSSSSSSVYPSKRNTGPRQPRGSRGACASKKERGTGKAKFPTKSQAVNPLFQESTDLGLDYYSGDSSMSPLPSQSRGFGVGERDPCDYAGPYSMNPSTPSDGTFVQGFQSDSPGLGQPDLESKHFPALPHQLAAPGQQTVFEAGLQKAFSPNCSPTLAFKEDLRAGSIRKLPACDSLKHSMQGGALPHAPHLACRDLPMPQPHYDSPSCKNPPYWYSPNASTRSPSYDSKAGAGMLADFMGRTDPPCLNPHLSSPSGTHPSKGEKEPLEMSRAHHRGPYACPLINDLNISPVPRDSMLQLQDNYRYPSFAPQGHPVMAPTQKSGFLGPMVEQQHPEDTFTVTSL, encoded by the coding sequence ATGCGCGTGAAGCCCCCGGGCCCAGTGGTAACGACCAGCGTTGTGCGTGGCTCGCCCGACTACGTCCGAGAGCCCAAATTCTACCCGCCGGGACACCCGGTGCAGCGGCCCCCAGCCTGCCCGGCCGAGAAGGCGTTATCCTGCAGTGTGCTCAGCTTCCCTGAGGGGTCGTGCCCCGCGCTCGGCCGGGAGCACCAGGCAGGCTCGCTGCTGCACGGCGACCCGGCCGACCGCTGCCAGAGCGTCCACGGGGGCACCAAGGCGGCCGAGgacctgctgggctgtgccggGGAGCCCCGGATCCTGGGGGGCAGCGCGGAGGAGGCATCTGCCCGCGATCGGGCGCCCAAAACCTTCCCCAACGCGACACTGGCCTCGGGCCGCTGCAACATAGACAGCATCCTCGCCTTGCTCCGGAGCAAGTGCGGCAACGGGCACATCAACCTCCACCCCGTGGTGCAGCTCATCGACATCATGAAGGACCTCAACCGCCTCTCCGAGGACCTCAAGAACAGTGGGGTGCACCTGGACTGTGGCAGCCTCCGTGGTGGCGGCGGGGCTCACGAGGACAGCCGCCTCCTGCCCGCCGACCGCGACCTCCAGTACAGCTTCTTCTCCTCACCCTCCCTGGCCAACAGCATCCGCAGCCCCGAGGAGAGGGGAGTGCTCCTCAAATCCGACCCGTCGCGGCACCCCCGGCCCCCAGCACGTGATGGAGAAGCTGACGGAGGCGGGGGGAGCACCCCGCAGCCCCCTGGACACAGTGGGGGCGTGGGGGGCATCTCCAAAGCGCCAGCGGATGAAgccggctgctcccagcccgaTGCCAGCGATTACTCGGAACTGGCCGAGGCGGACATCCTGAACGAGCTGGCCTCCCTGGCGTGCCCAGGGACACAGCTGCTGGAGTCGCAGGCGATGGAGCCACAGCCCCAGTTGCTGCCAGCCCAAGAGCTGGACTCTCAATCCCGGCTGTTGGATTCCCAGTCCCTGGAgtcacagccccagctgcttGATTCGCAGAGCCTGGAGCCGCTGCCAGAGTCGCTGGAGCTGCAAAACCTGGAGCCGTTGGGGCTGCAGTcgctggagccgctttctgagTCGCTGGAGCTGCAGTCGCTGGAGCCCCTGTCCGAGTCGCTGGAGCTGCAGTCGCTTGAGCCGCTGGCGGAGCCTCTGGGGCTGCAGACCCTGGAGCCGCTGCCTGGAGCTCTGGAGCCCCCACTGCTGCCCACTGAGCCCTCGCTGCTGGAGCCGCAGCCGCTGGGAACCGTCTcggagctgctggaggcacAGCCAGGCGCTGGGGACCCTCTGCGGCCCCACGGGCTGCAGCCCCGGCTCGGGGGGTGTCccctgagcaccatggtgaagcGGGGTCCCTGTGGGGGCCGGGGGGCCGGGCGGTGTGGCGAAGACCACCGCAAGTACGCCCTGCGCCGGACAGACAAGCCAAAGATGCTGTGCCGCCGGAGGAGGGCGGGGCGAGGGCGCCGGGTGGACGTCACCCCCGAGAGCCGCGTCCTGTCCCCCCTCGCCCTGCCCGCCGAGATGCCCCCCGGGCCCGAGGAGCCTGACACTCCACTGCTGAGCCCCctgccgccaccgccccccaccaCTCTGGACCCTGACGAGATGCCCAAAGCCCCCACAGCggggaagaagaacaagtgcCGGGGGGTGAGGAAGATGGTGGTGAAGATGGCCAAGATCCCCGTGTCCctggggaggaggaacaagaCCACCTACAAGGTGTCATCGCTCAGCAGCAACTTGAACCTGGAGGGGAAggagctggcagccagcagctccatggaGCCCACACCGCTGCTCAAGATGAAGAACAATGGGCGCAACGTGGTCGTGGTGTTCCCCCCTGGCGAGATGCCCATTATCCTGAAGCGCAAGCGGGGCCGGCCTCCCAAAAACCTGCTGCTGGGCCAAGCCAAGCCCAAGGAACCCACCCCGGaggtgaagaagaggaggaggaggaagcagaagCTGGCCTCGCCCCAGCCCTCCTACATCGCTGACACCAATGACAGCAAAGCCGACTACTCGGACGTGTTGGCCAAGCTGGCCTTCCTCAACCGGCAGAGCCAGTGCTCGGGGCGCTgctccccgccccgctgctggaCCCCCAGCGAGCCCGAGTCCATCCACCAAGCCCCCGACACCCAGAGCATCTCCCACTTCCTGCACCGTGTCCAGGGCTTCCGCCGGCGCGGCGGCAAGGCGGGGGGCTTCGGTGGGCGTGGGGGGGGCCACGCTGCCCGTGCCGCGCGCTGCTCCTTCAGCGACTTCTTCGAGGGCAtcgggaagaagaagaaagcccCCACTGCCCTCCATGCTGACCCCGTGCACCCACGGAAGCGCGGCCGGCCAGAGCCCGATCCCGTGGGAAAACCCAAGCGGAAGCGACGGGCACGCAAGAACGGGGCGCTCTTCCCCGAACCCAACTCCGGGCAGAGCTTTGGGGACGGCCCCACCGGAGAGTGGGGCGGGGGGGAGAAGGGCAGCCCCTGGACCCCCCACCACGGCCACCCCGGCAGCCAGGCCGGACGCAACGGTGGCTACCAAGGGGCAGAGGCGAGACCCTTCCATGCTGCGGGGCTGGAGTCAGGCTCCTCCAGCCGCGCTGGTTTCTACGCCAGCAGCGCGCCGTCCTCGCAGACAGAGACCGGTCCGGAGCGGCACAGCCTCTTCACCGGATACTTCCGCTCCTTGCTGGACTCAGATGACTCCTCCGACCTGCTGGACTTCGCCCTCTCCGCGTCCCGCTCCGAGTCCCGTAAATCGGCAGCTGCCTACACGGCCCCCCCGGCCGCGCTGCCCGGCCAGCGGGGCATGGCTGCCTACACAGCCCGGGGTGGCAAAGTGGCGGCGGCCAACCCTGGTGCCGAAGCCGCCTTCCATGCAGCCATGCAGGGCCGGCCGGCATTCCCGCCTGGCCGTGCCTCCAGCGGCTACGGGGTGACCCAAGGCTCATCAGAGTGCCGGGGCACCGAGTCCTTCCCCAAACTGGCCCCGCCGTCGGCCGTGTCCCGGTCACCCACGGCTCACCCGGCGGCCAGCGGCACCCCTGGCTATTCCCCATACGGCAGCTACGGCAGCACCGGGCAGAGCGTGGCACCCGCCAGCGTGTTCCCACCAGGAAAGCAGTACCCATCAGCACAGGACTGCCCCAGCAGCAAGGACTGCAGCTTCGCCTACGGCAGTGGCAGCAGCCTCCCGTCCtcgcccagcagtgcccacagtGCCGGCTACGCGCCACCGACAGCTGGTCCCAGTTTGCCACTGGGAAAAGCCGCCTTCTTCAACAGTGCCGAGCAGGGGGGCCAGTTCTCCAGCGCCGCGCACACCCCCCTGCGTTGTGACAGCCGGGCCAGCACCGTCTCACCCGGCGGCTACATGGTGCCCAAGGGGTCGGCGTCCTTCCAGCCCTCACCTGAAAATTGCCGGCAGTTCCCCAGCGCCGCGCCGTGGGCCTTCCGGCAAGGCTACGGTGGGTTGGACTGGAGCTCAGAAGCCTTCAGCCAGCTCTACAACCCGGGCTTCGAGTGCCACCTCAATGAACCCAACGTCATCCTGGACATCTCCAACTACACCCCGCAGAAAGCCAAGCAGCAGACGGTCTCCGAGACCTTCTCCGAGTCCTCCTCTGACAGCACCCAGTTCAACCAGCCGGCTGGCTACCGGCGCGCCAACAGCGAGGCGTCCTCCAGTGAGGGCCAGTCCAGCctctccagcctggagaagttgATGATGGACTGGAATGAGGCATCCTCTGCCCCTGGCTACAACTGGAACCAGAGCGTCCTCTTCCAGAGTAACTCTAAGCCCGGTCGAGGCCGACGGAAGAAGGTGGATATGTTCGACACCTCCCACCTgagcttctcctcctcttcctcttcttcctctgtgtACCCCTCCAAGAGGAACACAGGACCCCGGCAGCCCCGGGGTTCCCGGGGGGCTTGTGCCTCCAAGAAGGAGAGGGGGACAGGCAAGGCCAAGTTCCCCACCAAGTCACAGGCAGTGAACCCCCTCTTCCAGGAGAGCACGGACCTGGGCTTGGACTACTACAGCGGGGACAGCAGCAtgtcccccctgccctcccagtcccGCGGCTTCGGGGTGGGTGAGCGGGACCCCTGCGACTATGCCGGCCCCTACTCCATGAACCCCTCCACCCCCTCAGATGGGACCTTTGTCCAGGGGTTCCAGAGCGACTCCCCTGGTTTGGGGCAGCCGGATTTGGAGAGCAAGCacttccctgccctcccacaCCAGCTGGCAGCCCCTGGACAGCAGACTGTGTTCGAGGCCGGTTTGCAGAAAGCCTTCTCGCCCAACTGTTCCCCGACCTTGGCCTTCAAGGAGGACCTCCGGGCAGGCAGCATTCGAAAGTTGCCCGCCTGCGACTCGCTCAAACACAGCATGCAGGGGGGGGCCCTGCCACACGCCCCACACCTGGCTTGCCGCGACCTCCCCATGCCTCAACCACACTACGACTCCCCCAGTTGCAAAAATCCCCCGTACTGGTATTCCCCCAACGCCAGCACCCGGAGCCCTTCGTATGACAGCAAGGCGGGGGCCGGGATGCTGGCAGACTTCATGGGCAGGACGGACCCCCCGTGTCTGAACCCCCATTTGAGCAGCCCAAGCGGCACCCACCCCTCCAAGGGTGAGAAGGAGCCCTTGGAGATGTCCCGGGCTCACCACCGAGGACCCTACGCTTGTCCCTTGATCAATGACTTGAACATCTCCCCCGTACCAAGAGACTCAATGTTGCAGCTGCAGGACAACTACAGGTACCCCAGTTTTGCACCCCAAGGGCACCCCGTCATGGCCCCCACCCAGAAGAGTGGGTTTTTGGGACCCATGGTAGAGCAACAACACCCTGAGGACACTTTTACGGTCACCTCATTGTAG